A section of the Dehalococcoidia bacterium genome encodes:
- a CDS encoding helix-turn-helix domain-containing protein codes for MSSIFSRVREDALPEHTHYRDEGCDIYPSCLRCPLPRCRYDEPGGIRALLGAHRDRLIVDLRRQGMGIDELARRFGVSRRTVFRALERARQGERRRGTW; via the coding sequence ATGAGCAGCATCTTCTCCAGGGTGCGGGAGGACGCCCTCCCTGAGCACACCCACTATCGCGACGAGGGGTGCGATATCTATCCCTCCTGTCTCCGCTGCCCTTTGCCCCGTTGCCGCTATGACGAGCCTGGTGGCATAAGGGCCCTTTTGGGGGCCCACCGTGATCGGCTCATCGTAGACCTGCGCCGGCAGGGCATGGGCATCGATGAGCTGGCCCGCCGCTTCGGCGTCTCCAGGCGCACCGTCTTCCGCGCCCTGGAGAGGGCGCGTCAGGGGGAGAGGAGGCGGGGCACATGGTAA